The nucleotide window ATTCGCCAGGAGCCCCGAGGCGCTCCAGAGCGCGATGCCCGCAGCGCCGAGGGCCGCGGTGCGCATCGCCGGTGCGCGGCCGAGCTCCAGGGCCTCGCGGGCCGGCCGGTCGACGGGGCGGAGCAACGTGCTCCACAGCTCGGGCGCCCGCGCGCCCACGACGAGTTCCATGTGCCCTCCGAGAGTGTGCAGCGGTCCAGTGCAACCAGCGGACCGAGCGAGCGCTCGCGGAGAGGGGGCGTAAAAGCTGGGTGCGCGCGTGCCGGAGTGGGTAGCGCGTTACACGGGTGAGTGGCGGGTGGCTGGTGGCTGGCTAAGCTAACCGATGATCCGCTCTTCCTTGATCTCGTGCTCGTGCAGCTTGTTGAAGAGGGTCTTGTAGCTCACGCCCAGGAGTCGCGCGGCCTCGGCCTTGTTGCCCTCGGCAGCGCGCAGCGCGGCGATCACCGCCTCGCGCTCGGCCTCGGCCACCGCGTCCTTGAGCGTGCGCACCGCGCGCGGCGGATCCGATTGGATCCGAGCGGTCGCGACCGGCGGCGTCGAGGCCACGGCTTCGAAGTGCCCGAGCACCACCGCGCGCTCCGCCCAGTTCTCCAGCTCGCGCACGTTTCCGGGCCAGACCTGCGCCTGCGCCCAGGCGAGCACCTCCGGCGTCGGCCGCGGTGCGCTCGCCTTGTGACGCCGCGCGTGTTTGTCGAGGAAGTGCGCGATGAGCCCAGGAATGTCCTGCGGCCGCGCGCGCAGCGGCGGGAGATCGATGGGCACCACCGCGAGGCGATAGAGCAGGTCCGCGCGGAAGCGACCCTCCTTCGACCACGCCGCGAGATCCCGGTGCGTCGCCGCCAGCACGCGCACGTCGACCTTCACCGGCTCGCGTCCGCCCACGCGCAACACCTCGCGCTCCTGCAGCACGCGCAGGAGCCGCCCTTGCGCCTCGAGGGACATGTCGCCGATCTCGTCGAGGAACAGCGTCCCGCCATGGGCGCTCTCGACGAGCCCGAGGTGCCGCGCGTGCGCGCCTGTGAACGCCCCGCGCTCGAAGCCGAAGAGCTCGCTCTCCAGCAGGCTCGGCGGCAGCGCCGCGCAGTTGAGCGCGATGAACGGTCCGTCCATCCGCGGCGACGCTTGATGGATCGCGCGCGCCACCAGCTCCTTGCCCGTGCCGCTCTCGCCGCGCAGGAGCACCGTCGCATCCGTCGCCGCCACCCGCGGCAAGAGCGCCACCACTTCACGCAGCCCGCCGCTCGCGCCCACGAGCTGCTGCGCGGTCTCCGTCTCCGCGGTCACCTTGCCCGCGCCGAGCTCCACTTCCTGGAGCTGATCCGCCGACTCCAGCGCCGCCGCCACCGCCGAGAGCAGCCGCGCGTTCTCGAAGGGCTTCACCAGAAAATCGCGCGCGCCCGCACGCAGCGCGGCCACCGCGCGCTCCACGGTTCCAAATGCGGTCATCACGATGGTCGGACACCGCGCGGGCGCGTCGCGGAGCCGCTCGAGCAGCTGCTGGCCGTCGCCATCGGGGAGCTTCACGTCGAGCAACAAGAGGTCCGGAAGTTTCTTGGCGAGGTGCGCCTCCGCGGGCGCGAGCCGGTCGAACGCGACGACCTGGTGCCCTTGCGCGCCCAGCAGATCAAGGAAGAGCTCGCGCAGGTTGCGCTCGTCCTCGACGATCACGATCTCGCTCATGCCCGCTCCTCGGCCGATGGCAGCTCCAGCCGCGCCACCGCGCCCACGCCGTCCGTCCGCGATTCCAATTTGACGCTGCCGCCGCAGGCCTCCGCCGCTGCCCGCGCGATGCACAGGCCGAGGCCGGTGCCCGTGGGCTTCGTCGTGCGAAACGGCTCGAACAATCTTCCCGCGACCTCGGCGGAGATGCCCGCGCCGCGATCGCGAATCTCGACGATCCCTCGCTCGCCCTTTGAAAATGCGGCGATCACGATGGCCTCGCGCGAGCCGGCCTCGACGGCGTTTCTCAAGAGGTTCACCAGCGCGCCGCGAATCGCATCCGGCTCGCCACGCACCCGCGGCAACCTCGGCGCGATCTCTGGCCGCAGCTCAGGCGCGCCCGGCTCGCCTTCCACGACGGCGATCGCCTCCAGCACGGTCCGCTCCAGCTCGACCGTCGCGCCGTTCGCGGGTGGCACCGCGGGCCTTCCCACGCGCAGAAGCGCGGCCACGCGCTCGTCGATGCGATCGCTCTCCTCGCGAATGATGCGGACGGCTTTCTCGAGCTGCGGACGCTTGCCGTCGTCCACGGCGCCCGAAATGCCGCCGAGCAATTCGGCGTAGCCGCGCACGGCCGCGAGCGGGTTCTTGATCTCGTGCGCCACGGCCGCCGCCAGCTCGCCCGCGATCGCCAATCGCTCGGTGCGCTCCAGCCGCGCGCGCATCGCCGCCACTTCGGCGTGCGCCGCCGCGAGCTGCCGCGCCAGGTGCGCTTGTCCTGGAAACAGCCACGCCGCCACGCCGCGCGCGAGCAGCTCGCCGAAAGTCAGCACGCCCAGCGCGGAGAGCAGCGTCAGCGCGGCGATGAAGGCCGTCAGGCGCATCTCGACGGGCTTTCCCAGCAGCCTGGCCACGCCCGCGGCGCCCACGGCCACGATGAGCAACAGCGCCACGTACGCGATCGATCGCGAGAGCAGCACGCGCACCGCCACCCGCCGCTCGAGCACGTTCACCAGCACGAACGCCTCGGCCACCAGGATCCCGACGAGCGTGGGATCCACCACGATCCCCGTGCGCAGCCAGGCCAGGAACGCCAGCACCACGGCCACGGACGCGGTTCCGGCGAGCGTGGCGGCCGCGCGTCGATCGTAGGTGCCGCGCGCGTCGCCCCGACGCATGAGCAGCACGTGGGCCACGAAGAGGAAGGCCAGCGCCGAGCCGTCGAAGGCGCGCAGCAGCAGCGCCGGTCGCTCGCCTTCGATGCCGGGAATCGCCAGCGCCTTGCCGAGCAGGTACGCCGGCCAGAACAGGATCGGCACCAGGACTGCGGCGCCCAGCGTGAGCGAGGTCCGCGCGGCGCCGGGGCCCAGCTCGCTCCAGACGTCGAGCGCGAAGCCGGTCACGGCCAGCACCGAGCCCAGGCCCGCGAGCACCCGCAGCTCGACGTCGGCGTCGGGGAGGATCACCGCCAGCGCGCCACACGCCGTCACCAGGCCGATGCCCAGCGGCCCCAGCGCGAAGCGACGCCGCCCACTGGCCAGGGCCGAGCCGGCCACCAGCAGGTTGAACAAGGTCACCAAAAGCGAGATGACCGCGGAGACGACGAGGCGGAAGGCCATCCACGTTGGATGCTTTCACAGCTCGTGCCAAACGGGGGAGCCCATGCCTGCGCTTCGCTTTGCCCACTGCCGGCTGCGTCCGGCGGAGCTGCTCGACGTGGACCTCGCCGGCGCCCACTTTGACGACGTGTCGCTGGCCCGGGCGCACGTCACCGATGCCAACTTGACGAAGATCAACGTCACCGACGCGAACGCGCGTCAGAGCGTGTGGACCGACGTGGATTTCTCGGGCGCGCGCTTTCGCGACGTGAACCTGAGCCGCGCGCGATTGACCAGCGTCAATTTGCGCGGCGTGAAGATCGCCGACGCGGACATTCGCGGCCTCACCATCGACGGCGTCCGGATCGATCTGCTGTTGGCGCGCGCGCGGCGACGCTAGATTGCGCGCATGAAATCGCTCCAGGAAACCCTCGCACCCAAGAGCATCTGCTTCGGCTGCGGCCCGGCCAACGCCAAGGGCCTGCGCATCCAGAGCTTCGCCCAGGGCGATTCCGTCGTCTGCGACTGGACCCCGGAGCCGCACCACGAGGCGTTCCCGGGCGTGCTCAACGGCGGCATCATCGGCGCGCTCCTCGACTGCCACTCCAACTGGACGGCCGCGCACTCCATAATGGTCGCCGAGGGGCTCGACCACATCCCGCCCTGTGTGACCGCCGAGTTCGACGTGAAGCTCAAGCGCCCCACGCCGCTGGGACCGGTGCACCTCACCGCGCGCGCCGTGGCCCGCGAGGGCGACAAGGTCACGGTGGAGGCCACTTTGGAGGCCGGCGGCAAGGTCACGGCCACCTGCACGGGAACTTTCGTTCGGGTGAAGCCCGGGCATCCCGCGTACTTCCGTTGGTAACCGCGCTGATCCGACATCCCCCTTTGATCCACTTGCCTTATGTCGCGCGGTGCGCGCTATGCTCTGCACGTGCGCTTGGCGATTCTCTCGCTGCGTAGATCCCCTCCCACCCGCTGGCTGTCGATGACGCGTTGCCCGCGGGAGGAAATTCGTGTGTCCGCTGTTGGCTGAGCATCACCTCGAGCAAGGAGAGTCCGATGCAGATCTCGTACACGTTCCGAAACCTCGACTCGTCTGACGCCCTCAAGGCGTACGCCAAAGAGAAGGTGGAACGCGTGAACAAGTACCTCGATCGCGCGAGCGAGGCGCACGTCACCTGCTGGTTCGAGCGGCACCACCACATCTGCGACATCACCATCCACGCCGGGCCGTTCAGCATGCGCGGCCGCGAGAAGAGCGAGGACTTCTACGCCTCGGTGGATCTGGCGATGGACAAGATCGAGCGGCAGCTCAAGCGCTACAAGGAGAAGCTCAAGCACCACAAGGGCGGGGCGCACCACCACCTCGACGAGCTCGAGCACATCAAGATCAAGCACACGTCGTTCTCGATCGCGCCGCCGGAGGAGCCCACGCCCAAGGCCGACGCCGGCCCGCGCGTCATCAAGACCAACGAGCTCGTGGCCAAGCCCATGAGCGTCGACGACGCCGTGATGCAGATGGACCTGCTCAACAACGACTTCCTCGTCTTCACCAACGCGCAGACGAAGGAAGTGAACGTGGTGTACCGCCGCAAGGACGGGCACTACGGGCTCATCGAGGCGCACCCGCCCAAGAACGGGGCGCTGCAAGCGCGGTAGTTCGATCGGCGGTCGAAGCCGGGGGCGTGATGGCGTGCGAAGCGCCGTCGCGCCCCTTGTGCTTTTGATGTTCGCGTGCCAGCTTGTGCGAGCGTCGAGGCGGCGGCGCGCACTTCGAAGGACGGCGGATGAAGATCACCGAGTTCCTCGGCCCAGACGCGGTGATCCCCGAGCTCTCGGCCAAGGACAAGCCCGGCATTCTGCGCGAGCTCGCGGGTCCGCTCGCGAGCCACATGCCCGTGCCGGCCGAGAAGATCCACGCGATGCTCGCGGAGCGCGAGGAGATCGGCACCACCGGCATCGGCGAGGGCGTGGCCATTCCGCACGGCAAGCTCTCGGGCGTGCCGCGGCTCACCGCGAGCTTCGGCGTGTCGCACGGCGGCGTGGACTTCCAGGCCATCGACGGCAAGCCCACCCAGCTCTTCTTCGCGCTCATCGCTCCGGAGAACTCGGCGGGCCTGCACCTGAAGGCGCTCGCGCGCATCTCGCGGCTCTTCAAGAGCCCGGCGTTCCGCGAGGCGATCTTGAAGGCCCAGGGCGCCGAGGCGATCTACAACCTCATCGCCCGCGAAGACGACGTGCACTGAGCTTGCTCGGGTAACTGACCGGCGTCGTCGACGTCCTACTTCACGTACGGGAACTTGAAGGCCTCGACGTACTGATCCTTGTAGAACGGCTCGCCGCCGAGCACACCCGTGACGAACTTGTCCCGGTCCGCGCTCACGTAGTGACACAGGTAGTACTTGAAGTGGTGGTCGGCCAGGTACGCGCGCATCGCCGCTTGCTCGAGCGGCCGCACGGGGCGCGTCAGGTCCTCGTTGTTTCCGAGCACCTTCCAGAGCCGGCCGTTGATGAGATCCATCTCGGCCACCGGCACCCGCGAGAGGTGTGCGTGGGAGATGGGCTTGCCGTAGCGCGTCTGCTCGTATTCCGAGGTCACCGCGGCGTCGGTGAAGATGGCCACGCCCTCAGGCTCGTTCCGGAAGATGTCGAAGATGGGAAGGGTGTCCCCCACCTTCATCATGGGAAAAGGCGCCGAGAGAAACTCGATGTTCGGCACCACGGCGAGGCCGAGCGCGACCGCCGCGCCCACCGGGAGCGACAACTTGCTCGCCAGGCGGCCCAGGTGCGCGGCGCCGAACGCCACCATCACCGACATCGCGAGGACGGTGAGCAGCTCGAACCTGTTGGGCATGCCGCCGCGGCTGAAGAACGGCACCACGCTCTTGAAGAGCGCGTAGGGCATGGGCACGTGGGTCATCCACACCGAGCCGTTGACGGTGATGGGAACCTTGGCCACGAAGATCGTGGCCAGGGTCAGGAAGATGGCCATGTCGCGCCGCGGGCCAGCAGTGCGGAGGGGCGCGGTGACCAGCGCCAGCAGCGCGAACATCCCCACCAGGTATTGCGGCGGCAGGTCGGTCTTGCCGTCGACCGAGAGGTGAATGCCGAACGAGAGCACAAGATAGAAGAGCCCGAGCATGGCCCAGCGCCTTCCATCGGGAATGCCCCGCACCAGGCCGAAGAGCGCCAGAGCCACCGTCAAGTAGCCGAGGAAGAACCCGTTCTCCTCCGTGTTGCCCGGCAGCTTTTCGACGGTGGTCTTCCACGACGCGAGGGTGCCGGCGAAGGCAGAGAACCGGTCGGGCCCCAAAAGCCCCATCGCATCGACGTAGTAATCCGAGTCGCCGTGCATGGTGTTGACCGGCGCGGGAAATGCGTGGGCGCCGAGCGCGGCGAGCAAGGGCGAACAGCAGAGCGCCGCCGCGGCGCCTACCCAGAGCGCACGCCGGACGGTGGGGTCGCGCAGAGTGGCGAGCCGGAACACACCGCCCTTGCTCCAGCAGGCGCCGACGACCCAGAGGGCAGAGAACGTGGCCACGTACGCGAGGTAGTAGTAGTC belongs to Deltaproteobacteria bacterium and includes:
- a CDS encoding sigma-54-dependent Fis family transcriptional regulator, yielding MSEIVIVEDERNLRELFLDLLGAQGHQVVAFDRLAPAEAHLAKKLPDLLLLDVKLPDGDGQQLLERLRDAPARCPTIVMTAFGTVERAVAALRAGARDFLVKPFENARLLSAVAAALESADQLQEVELGAGKVTAETETAQQLVGASGGLREVVALLPRVAATDATVLLRGESGTGKELVARAIHQASPRMDGPFIALNCAALPPSLLESELFGFERGAFTGAHARHLGLVESAHGGTLFLDEIGDMSLEAQGRLLRVLQEREVLRVGGREPVKVDVRVLAATHRDLAAWSKEGRFRADLLYRLAVVPIDLPPLRARPQDIPGLIAHFLDKHARRHKASAPRPTPEVLAWAQAQVWPGNVRELENWAERAVVLGHFEAVASTPPVATARIQSDPPRAVRTLKDAVAEAEREAVIAALRAAEGNKAEAARLLGVSYKTLFNKLHEHEIKEERIIG
- the raiA gene encoding ribosome-associated translation inhibitor RaiA, with the translated sequence MQISYTFRNLDSSDALKAYAKEKVERVNKYLDRASEAHVTCWFERHHHICDITIHAGPFSMRGREKSEDFYASVDLAMDKIERQLKRYKEKLKHHKGGAHHHLDELEHIKIKHTSFSIAPPEEPTPKADAGPRVIKTNELVAKPMSVDDAVMQMDLLNNDFLVFTNAQTKEVNVVYRRKDGHYGLIEAHPPKNGALQAR
- a CDS encoding PTS sugar transporter subunit IIA, with protein sequence MKITEFLGPDAVIPELSAKDKPGILRELAGPLASHMPVPAEKIHAMLAEREEIGTTGIGEGVAIPHGKLSGVPRLTASFGVSHGGVDFQAIDGKPTQLFFALIAPENSAGLHLKALARISRLFKSPAFREAILKAQGAEAIYNLIAREDDVH
- a CDS encoding pentapeptide repeat-containing protein yields the protein MPALRFAHCRLRPAELLDVDLAGAHFDDVSLARAHVTDANLTKINVTDANARQSVWTDVDFSGARFRDVNLSRARLTSVNLRGVKIADADIRGLTIDGVRIDLLLARARRR
- a CDS encoding PaaI family thioesterase, with the translated sequence MKSLQETLAPKSICFGCGPANAKGLRIQSFAQGDSVVCDWTPEPHHEAFPGVLNGGIIGALLDCHSNWTAAHSIMVAEGLDHIPPCVTAEFDVKLKRPTPLGPVHLTARAVAREGDKVTVEATLEAGGKVTATCTGTFVRVKPGHPAYFRW